ccttgaagaggtccttcacatcccttgtaagttggattcctaggtattttattctctttgaagcaattgtgaatgggagttcactcatgatttggctctctgtttgactattattggtgtataggaatgcttgtaatttttgcgtATTGATTTTGTacgctgagactttgctgaagttgcttatcagcttaaggaaatttggggctgagatgatggggttttctaaatatataatcatgtcatctgcagagagaatttgacttcctgtcttcctatttgaatatccttctcttgcttgatttccctggccagaacttccaatactatgttgaatagaagtgatgagagagggcatccttgtcttctgccggttttcaaaggaaatgcttccagcttttgcccattcagtatgatatgggctgtgggtttgtcataaatagctcttattatttttagatacattccattaatacctagtttattgagagtttttagcatgaagtggtgttgaattttattgaaggacttttctgcatctattgagataatcatgtggtttttgtcattggttctgtttatgtgatggattgcacttattgatttgcatgtgataaaccaactttgcatcccagggatgaagctgacttgattgtgttggataagctttttgatgtgctgctggattcagtttgccagtattttattgaggatttttgcatcgatgttcatcagggatattggcctgaaattgtctttttttgttgtgtctctgccaggttttggtatcaggatgacaccaaaagcaatggcaacaaaagccaaaattgacaaatggaatctaattaaagtaaagagcttctgcacagcaaaagaaactatcatcagagtgaacaggcaacctacagaatgggagaaaattcctgcaatctatccatctgacaacaggctaatatccagaatctacaaggaacttaaacaaatttacaagaaaaaagcaaacaaccccatcaaaaaataggtgaagaatatgaacagacacttctcaaaagaagacatacatgcaccaacaaacatatgaaaaaaagcttatcatcactggtcattagagaaatgcaaatcaaaaccacaatgagataccatctcatgccagttagaatgcagatcattaaaaagtcaggaaacaacaggtgctggagaaataggaacgcttttacactgttggtgggagtgtaaattagttctaccattgtggaagacagtgtggcgaggATCTAGAATCAAAAAtgccttttgacccagcaatcccattactgtgtatatacccaaaggattataaatcattctactataaagacatatgcacgcatatgtttattgcagcactattcacaatagcaaagtcttgaaaccaacccaaatgcccatcaatgatagactggattaagcaaatgtggcacatatacaccacggaatactatgcagccatagaaaaggatgagttcatgtcctttgtagggacatggatgaagctggaaaccatcattctcagcaaactatctcagggacaaaaatacaaacaccacatgttctcacttataggtgggaattgaacaatgagaacacttggacacaggaaggggaacatcacacactggggcctgttgaggggtgggaggtggggggagggatagcattaggagatatacctaatgtaaatgacgagttaatgggtgcagcacaccaacatggcacatgtatacatatgtaacaaacctgcacattgtgcacatgtaccctagaacttaaagtataataataaaaaaaaaatttgatccccaatgttgaaggtggggcctagtgggagatgtttgggtcatggtcGTGGATCTCTTATTAATAGACTGATTTCCTGGGGTGATGAggggagtgagtgagttcttagtTTGTTAGTTCTGCTAGAGATGGTTGCAAAAAATAGCTTGAcaccttccctctttctctttttttcacttcCTCTCACTGTGTGATCTCTATACtctgcctctccttccccttctgccataagtGGAAGCAGCTTGAGGTCCTCATCAGATgtagatgctggcaccatgcttcttgtacagacTGAAGAGCCATGAACTAAATAAATCtcccttctttataaattacccagtctcaggtatttctttacagcaatgctaACAGACTAAAACATTACTACATTGCATTGATCTTCAGATAGACAACAAAAGATGAGTCAATTGACAAACCATTGAAAATTAAATGTGAGAACCAGAGTGTCAGTCACTCATGAAGAGGTCCTCATCTCTTGCaacaagcaggcagaaaaaatggAGATCATTTTCAGGGTTCAGTAGTCACAGTGGCTGAACTTCAATGATACCTGCATGCTTAATCAAGGTAGCTATGTTAAGCCAAATCTGGAGCCAGAGTTGGAAAAAATCTAAGGCTTTGACACATGGGATAAGAATTCTAGGTGGATGCCTCCAAAGATCTGGACTTCAAAGATATCACTAAACTTTCTAACACTGCAGAAGTGACCAACCCCTCCCTATTCAGGGCAGGAAGACTATTGAAGAGGCGCACGATCAGAAACTGCCTTCACCTCTTTTCCTCAACACCAGGCCTATAAATATGGTTAAGTCACAGCACAGCTCAGCCAGGGAAATAAGGAAAGAATGGAACAATACCACAAAAGAACTGCAAGATCTAACAGACCTTCACCAACAAGGGGAGAACCATGGTACTTGTCCTGAGGGTGCTGGACCAGGAGGCTGGTAGGCAAGACTGGATAAGTGAAAGTTTATTGACCTGATCTGGAAAGAAAAGATAGGGAGTTTGGCAGCAGGGAGGTCTAGGGTAGAGGCATATTGATGGGCATATGGAGTGGGCATAAAGTGTGAAGGTCTTTCTATCTTGTGTTAACACCTGGTCAGTAGGTAAAATGACTCACCCAGTTGACAAATTAGCCTACTTCTTCTGTCAGCAGCCACCCCAGTGCTGGCATGATGCTCACAAGTACAAAGTGGCCTGGCAGCAGAGATAAAGGCTATGCAAAAGCCCAAGCAACGTGGAACTCATTTACCAAGCAAGACCAACCAGATTTACTAGTGATAATGTGTAactcctcaaaaaattacaaatcagtGCATAGACCATACACAAATATACCCATACAGATTTAGAATTAATGTGATCTGATTTCATATTGTAATTCTTTAAACACAAATTCAGTCAACTCTATATGAATTGAAATAATACCAGTAAACAATTCAGATATTTATGTCAAATTTCATATGTAATAGAGACCACGTAAACAATCAGTAGGGATTTGTTTAACAAGTATAAACCTAAAACCAGTTTAAATagacacacagatatatatatgtattgccTATTCCCAaataatatacacaaataatgaCACCCCTTCATTTAGCAGAATATGTATATCTAATCTTAACATCACAGTATCAGTTTTAttccaattatttttaagaacaatTGAGGGAGGTAACCTGGGAAGATAGGTGACCGGATATCTTGTAGCTATCtatttaggaacaaaaggaaaggcaattTTTTTGCCTGAGCCAGTTTCCAAGCTTAACTTTTCTtttggcatagtgagtttggggtTCCAAGATTTTACTTTCCTGTCACAGACTACAAAAGGAAACTTCATAAAAGTTTCTAAATCAGTGGTCTGTAAATGAAAAAGATACTGATATTATCAAATGAGAATTTGAGAAACTTCCCATGTAGCTCTCTGGTCACCAACATTGGATAAATATTTGGAAAGATACCAAGAGAAATCCAGTTTGGGATTATAATTTGTGTAAGGTCATGAAGTAGAACCATTTTTGGCCCCCCAAAATAGATGCACTTTTTTTTTACTCATCCGTGGAACAAATTTTCAATCCAAAAATAGAAACATCATCACCTTATTTGTTGGTCTCTTGAAGCTCTACCCTGTTACCAAAGCACAGTGAGCCTTCAGGCCAGTCTGAAGAACTATAATCATTTTGAAAAGTAATTCTGCAATAGCTAATAAAATTTGTAAACACAGATACTCCTCATCCTATCAGCCGCACTGTAGCAAATCTATCACACAGGTATAATGACATCAGTACATATGAGCATATGGAACAAGGCATTTATTGAAGCACTGTCTTAATGACAGTAATCCAGTAGCTACTTGGATGTTCATAATAGAGAAATGGATGAATAAACTGTTGTGTCATGTTATGAGAACAtatgtatctactaaaaacaagTGACAGCAGTTCTTTATTGAAAGAGATACATTTTCCAAtataaaaactcaacaaacttACATATTCATACAAAAAATGCAATCTGTTTTCAccctttattaaatttaaatagagTTCACTCAGGCAGTGGCCAAATCTTACTCAGCTTCTCAACACAATCAGAATGTGTGTAAAATCACTTTTCTTCGCCATAGTTTTATCAAAGCCCTCTTCATCTCACTGTTTCGTAAGCTATAGATGAGCGGATTGAGCAGAGGGGTAAGCAACGTGTAAGCCAATTACATCAGTTTCTTGGTTTCTGGTGAGTAGCCAGATTTGGGTTGTAAATAAGTCATATTGGCTGTGCCATAGAACAGGGTCACAGATGTGAGGTGAGAGGCACAGGTGGAAAAGGCCTTTTGTCTCCCAGTAGTTGATGGCATCTTCAGGATGGCAAACAGAACTCGAATGTAAGACAAGAGGATCAACAAGAAAGGAACCATAACAATCAAAATGGTGCCTGTGAAGGCATAGATTTCAAATAAGAAGGTGTCTGCACACACAAGCTCTAGTACCGGGGGAGTCTCACCAAAGAGATGATTAATTTCATTGGGGCCacaaaatggaaaactaaatacCCAAGTGGTCTGCACAGTAGCCACCATGATCCCTGAGATCCATGAGAATATTACTAATTTCATAAAAACCCCTCTGTTCATCATCACTGGGTAGTTCAGAGGATGGCAAATTGCAGCAAATCGGTCATAAGCCATCGCTCCCAGGAGAAAACATTCAGTCCCACCAAAAAGAAGGATGAAATACATCTGTGCAAAACAGCCCACAAAAGAAATCATAGTTTTCCCAGTAGAGAGCACCACCAGCATTTCAGGCGTAATGACTGCACTGAAACTCACCTCCACCACAGATGGGTTCAGGAGGAACAGGTACATGGGAACGTGGAGGCTCCGGTTTAAGGAGATGACGACTGTAATGATGGCATTTCCCATCAGGGTCACCACATAAATAACTAGGAAAACCCCAAAGAGCTGCACCTGGAGCTCAGGAAAGTTAGAAAAGCCCAGGAGGATGAATTCAACCACACAGCtttgattttgtcttttcatttcagtAGTTGAAACTTATATTGTTTTTATGGACCTGGTATATCGAGTATGAAGTCTTAATCCCATAGCTGTGAGTTCGAGTCTGGAATTCTTGACAGCAGATGTAATGACAAGCTCATTTTGACAGAACTTCAGGTTGGCACTTTTGAAGAATGGCCAATGACTTGTAATAGTGaatctttaaaatgcaaataaagaagTGAAGTATTTTGGTTCAGAAATCTtgtttttaaagtacaaaataaCAGTAAATGTTATCTGGCAACATCTTTGTTTTGTaggttgctctctctctcctctcttaaTGCCAAGTCCCCCTTTAAAAGCCTCTGCTTTCTTTCCAAAAAGTGAAGCAGTGTCCTTAAAGGCAGGAGCCTATACCTCTTCCCTTAGTTGGATTCTGCAAGCAAAGAGCAACTGAACCTGCGTTTTGGTTACGCCTGGATTGCGAGCTAGTCTGGAACTTGGCTGCAGTCCTAACTCTGCCACTGTCTCCAAGATGGGTCTCTGCCTCTGCTGCACTTGGGTTCCCCATCTGTATGGGTTAGAAGCAGCAGAATGATCCCTTCTGGCTCTGACATAGGTGTTTCTGTAATTTGTTGATAGAAAACTGCAGGCTGCAAGGCCTCAACTCCAGTCAGATGGGAGCCGGGCTGAAGGGAACATGGAGTAGTGGTGGGTGGGCACATAGGCAGCACACATGCTGCCTGAGTCACTTTGGGCCTGCCAGTCCCATGCGGAGATGACCATTTTCTTCCCAATCCGACTGCCCCTCCAGAGCCACTCTCAGGGCAAAGCGACTTCATTCTCTCTGCTCTCAACCAGAGCAACAATCCTTGTCTCCCAGTATTCCCTTCACTGTCAGGGCCCACAAGTCTTTAAAATCTGGAGTCCTCCTGGCCTCATGAGTCCATCCCCGCTGACACTCTCCACCTCACtgcctcttttcctctcccttcaCCTCCTCTACCTTTAAACGGAAACCTAACTGGCTATTCCATGTTTTATACCCGTTCCTCCAATCTGTACCTCAAATTTCTGACAAAATAATATCACCTTCCCTCCCAGAAACTTCAGAGTCTCCCCTTATCAGTAAAATACAATGCCCACTTCTCAGGCTGGCATTTAAGGGGAACTAGAGTGATAACAATTGCTTTAGGAATGTAAATGAGGGAAACATTACTTCTGAATGGACAGTGAGGGTGGGAAACCATAATCACAAGATGACATGGGTGGAAGGTCCATTAAGCAGAGGAGAAAAAGCATAAGGAGGAAGGCTGCCTTGCTCAGATAGAAGGTATTCAATGACACCTTAGTACTAGCATGGACCTCTAAACTGGACTTTGTGTGATGCTTCAAAAACCAGCAGAATTTTACTGTGGGACAAGAGGAAGCCAGGAGGAGAGAAGGACACAGCAAGCTGAAGACATCTTGATTTCATATCATTGGGACATTAGCAGAGAGGAAAAGGCAATTGATTTATTGAGTCTGACCATAGTGAtattaaaaaccaaatatatgttttaactataacaaaatattttggaTGTAAAAAATCTCCTAAAATAGacttggcaggaaaaaaaaatgcctaagtATCATTTTAATAGACAAAACTACATTTTCAGCTCCAGGCCTATAAAACCAAATAcgtttgtaaaatgagaaaatttagaGTATCCTACTAAAAATGGGCAACTTTTAAGGAGCTGATAAAGCAAAGTTACAAAACAAATCTAAATTACTGCCTTCATGAGTAATTTTTTTAAGCTGAACTTAAATGCTCCATCTTTTCCCTTTAATGTAAAACAACATAATGCTGATTTAGCTAATTCACTGATATGTTCTACTGGCTCTGGCATTAACTTTCTGTAAAATCTTGGGCAAATAACTCCCTCATCAGGGTTTCATCTTTCTAACCAATTGGACTTATTTCTGACCGCTTTCACCCCGCTCCCTCAACTACATACCTCTAAGAATTGATGGTTTGTGCAAGCAAACCGTCTATAGATCTAATTACTGTCGAACTTTTATGTGAATATGAAGGGCACAGCAATTGACTTTCTTACCTGAGCATTGAGTTATCGCTTGATAAGTATCTCCAATTATCAGTGAGGATAACTACAGATGGCAAACCCACCAACAAGTACCAAAGCAGAATCTTCAGATCCTTATCTATTCACTGTCCCTGATTTTCATCCCATTTATGTTTTACCTCTTCAATTAAAAAGCACTTCCTAAATACAACTTAGTGATTCAATGCactgattttaaattatactgCATTAAATTTTATGCCCTGAGAGAAATCTTCTCTGGAGAACTGACACACAATTTATACAGACTTTCCTGTATGGGGGCAAGGAATCTCCGCTGCACAAACTTGGAATACGACTCTTCCAGGTTTCCATAGGGAATTAACACCTCTTCACACGAGAGACCCAATTCCACCAAGACCTTTCCCATtaagaaatgaaagcagagacTGAATGAATGTTAATAAATAGGCACAAAtgcagaagggagaaaagaatgTGAGCGTGAGTAAAGGCAGAGTGATTTGGACAGAGGATCTGATTGGACAAGATAGACAGTTTGTGCAATGGTAGGAAATGTGTTATGGCAAGTAAATTGAAGTTACTTTGTGGAAAGCCTGGAGATACCAAAACTTATATTTTCTAGTAGTAATATGGAAATACTAAATTTTGGGGGAAAGTCTTTTAGATAATTTTATAGTCGAAACTTTTTAACTTGAAGTCAAAACATCTGAACTAATATGACTTTGAGCATCATGTCTCTTCTCTGGCTCTATTACTTTTTTGATAAAATCAAGATAATGTTATTAACTTCACAAGGTATATGTAACAATCAGAGGACTCAGAGTTAAGTTCACACTGATTTGAGCAATCAATAAGACTATTAGCTCAGTTCCAGCAAAGTATAGGGATGAATAAATCTGTAGGCTTGGCTTTATCCAGAACTCAGATAATGTTTCCAGGacctggatttctttttttctctctttctcatctctgcttTCCTAGAGTAGGTTCTATTCTCAATGAATATTTTCCCTTTAGTGTCAATAAGGCTGCTAACAACACTTAGGGATAGATCCTCTCTGTATCCAGTGGGCAATGTACCAGTTATCCTGAGGATAAAGggtttttatttgcaaaaactaATCCAAGGACCCCTCCTGTATCATTTACTATGGTAGGATTACATGACTATCCACCTATAAACCAGACACTGTGACTGTGAATGAGATGAGAAATGCTACCTAATATGCAAATTTCTTGGCATTCTATCCTATAACCAGGTACAGCATCAATTCTAACTATGCATAcctgaaaatgtttaatttttaaaaaatccccaaGGTACTGTTTATAGGAGAAGGAGGTCAAAGAATGATGGTGATTCAACACACAAATGCTCTATACATAAAGCATGgtatactttaaattattatATGAATACAAGGAAGTGAGATGAAAGCTGAGAAACAATAATgttgcattatttatttttgcaagatGGACTGGACAGAAGTAGAACTAGGATGTaatgaatggagaaaaatcaTATATACTGTAGAGGATAAATAGTAATATATAGTCCTGGATATGAATGTGTTACATAAAGAAGACAGGATTTCAAATGTTTGTGGAAGAGAGGATGAATAAATAGAAACATGGACAGGGAAGTCCATAAATAAATCACTTCAAGGGCTTTGCACACCTTTGGAACTGGTTCCTGAGTCCAAGAGTGAGGGGAAAAGGGATATACTTACCCTCGTAAAATAAGTCAAGGAGTAAATAGTCACACACTCTATTAATGAAGAAGTCTTCTCAGAATTGACAATCCCTTCGTTGAACAAGCTGAAAACCTGACTGTAAAGGCATTGTTATGAGCCTATACAGATGTCCCAGTCCCCTgagtcatgcaaaaaaaaaagaaaaatccattgaAACCCTTGAAGTGGGAAATGGGAAGTGTGATATACAGAAATTATCTTCTTTCCTATGAGTCTGTTACCTAAGACGCAAAGCAACAGAGTAAGTGCCATCAGCAGGCAATGGGATCAGCAacaatttttggggggtgggggagggtgttATGATGGTGGTATTGTTGGACCTATCATTGTATGTAGGACTCCCTTGAGAATTTTTGAAAGGTCAGTCTAGTGGTtatgaattccctcagtttttgcttgtcgggaaaaactttatttctccttccattctgaaggatagcttttcttggtatagtattcttggccaccaattattttctttcagcactttgaaaatatgaCTGTCTCTTTGCTTATAGAATTTCTGCATAGAAACCTGCTGTAAGTCTAAAGAGGACtcccttatatgtgacttgatgcttttctgttgatgtttttagaattctctttttatctttgacttttaacagtttgactataatgtgcctcaGGAAGGATCTTTTGGGGTTAAATATGTTTGGGGACTTTGAGCTTACTGGATCTGGGTCTTCATATCTCTCCCAAGACTCTGAAagttttaaactattattttgtTTGATAGGTTTTCTATGCCTTTT
This genomic window from Pan troglodytes isolate AG18354 chromosome 9, NHGRI_mPanTro3-v2.0_pri, whole genome shotgun sequence contains:
- the LOC466434 gene encoding olfactory receptor 10A3; protein product: MKRQNQSCVVEFILLGFSNFPELQVQLFGVFLVIYVVTLMGNAIITVVISLNRSLHVPMYLFLLNPSVVEVSFSAVITPEMLVVLSTGKTMISFVGCFAQMYFILLFGGTECFLLGAMAYDRFAAICHPLNYPVMMNRGVFMKLVIFSWISGIMVATVQTTWVFSFPFCGPNEINHLFGETPPVLELVCADTFLFEIYAFTGTILIVMVPFLLILLSYIRVLFAILKMPSTTGRQKAFSTCASHLTSVTLFYGTANMTYLQPKSGYSPETKKLM